The following are encoded together in the Balaenoptera acutorostrata chromosome 9, mBalAcu1.1, whole genome shotgun sequence genome:
- the LOC103017066 gene encoding olfactory receptor 2AT4-like: MEATCNGSKDSSPVFYLVGIPCLLESLFLLVFLIFLLFSLLILVGNELILVSVVAEPSLHKPMYFFLISLSALDILSTTTTVPKMLARTWLSLFLLGDHYLSFSACFLQMYLFHGLNCSEAFILVVMACDRYVAICRPLHYPVLMTPQTNAALAASGQLTALLLPIPAVVQMLHMAFDNTVHICHCFCDHLVVVQASCSDTTSQTFMGFCIALVVSFLPLLLVLLSYAHILASVLLISSREGRSKAFSTCSSHLLVGTYYSSIAIAYVAYRADLPLDFHIMGNVVHAILAPVLNALINTLRNKDVKAAITKMACPQGPGNSGTLNP; this comes from the exons ATGGAAGCCACCTGTAATGGATCAAAGGACTCCTCACCTGTCTTCTACCTGGTGGGCATCCCCTGTCTGCTTGAATCCCTCTTCCTCCTTGTCTTCTTGATTTTCCTCTTATTCTCTCTACTCATCCTGGTGGGAAATGAGCTGATCCTGGTGTCTGTGGTGGCAGAGCCCAGCCTCCACAAACCCATGTACTTCTTCCTGATCAGCCTCTCAGCCCTGGACATCCTCTCCACTACAACCACTGTCCCCAAGatgct ggctcgaacctggctGTCCCTATTCTTGCTTGGGGACCACTACCTCAGCTTCTCTGCTTGCTTCCTGCAGATGTACCTATTCCATGGCCTTAACTGCTCTGAAGCCTTCATCCTGGTGGTCATGGCCTGTGACCGCTATGTGGCTATCTGCCGCCCACTGCACTACCCTGTCCTCATGACCCCACAGACCAATGCTGCACTGGCAGCCAGTGGCCAGCTCACTGCCCTCCTTCTGCCCATCCCAGCAGTGGTGCAGATGTTACACATGGCTTTTGACAACACTGTTCACATCTGCCACTGCTTCTGTGACCACTTGGTTGTGGTCCAGGCCTCCTGCTCTGACACCACGTCCCAGACCTTCATGGGCTTCTGCATCGCCTTGGTGGTGTCCTTTCTGCCCCTTCTCCTGGTGCTTCTCTCCTATGCCCACATCCTGGCCTCAGTGCTTCTCATCAGCTCCCGAGAAGGACGCTCGAAAGCCTTCTCCACCTGCAGCTCCCACCTCCTGGTTGGCACCTACTACTCATCCATTGCCATAGCCTACGTGGCCTACAGGGCTGACCTACCCCTCGACTTCCACATCATGGGCAACGTGGTGCATGCTATTCTCGCACCTGTCCTCAACGCTCTCATCAACACGCTGAGGAACAAGGATGTCAAAGCAGCCATCACCAAAATGGCAtgtccccagggcccagggaATTCTGGGACCCTTAATCCTTAG